One genomic region from Prionailurus bengalensis isolate Pbe53 chromosome C1, Fcat_Pben_1.1_paternal_pri, whole genome shotgun sequence encodes:
- the ORC4 gene encoding origin recognition complex subunit 4 isoform X1 — MSSRKSKSNNLIHAELLSQVQRVLRERFCHQSPHSNLFGVQVQYKHLIELLKRTAIHGESNSVLIIGPRGSGKTTLINHALKELMEIEEVSENVLQVHLNGLLQINDKIALKEITRQLNLENVVGDKVFGSFAENLSFLLEALKKGDRSSSCPVIFILDEFDLFAHHKNQTLLYNLFDISQSAQTPLAVIGLTCRLDILELLEKRVKSRFSHRQIHLMNSFGFPQYLKIFKEQLSLPAEFPDKLFTEKWNESIQCLTEDRSVREVLQKHFNVSKNLRSLHMLLMLALNRVTTSHPFMTAADMMEAHQFCSMDSKANIVHGLSVLEICLIIAMKHLNDIYEEEPFNFQMVYNEFQKFVQRKAHSVYNFEKPVVMKAFEHLQQLELIRPMERTSVNTQREYQLMKLLLDNTQIMNALQKYPNCPTDVRQWATSSLSWL, encoded by the exons ATGAGCAGTCGTAAATCAAAGAGTAACAACTTAATACATGCAGAGCTCCTTTCACAG GTACAAAGAGTTTTACGGGAAAGATTTTGTCATCAAAGCCCACATAGTAACTTATTTGGAGTACAAGTACAATACAA acacttaattgagctGCTAAAAAGAACTGCTATCCATGGAGAAAGTAACTCTGTTCTCATTATTGGGCCCCGAGGATCAGGAAAGACCACG TTAATAAACCATGCTTTGAAAGAACTAATGGAAATAGAAGAAGTGAGTGAGAATGTATTACAAGTTCACCTAAATG GACTGCTGCAGATCAATGATAAAATTGCCCTAAAGGAAATCACAAGACAGTTAAATCTGGAAAATGTAGTTGGAGATAAAGTTTTT GGAAGCTTTGCTGAAAAcctttcatttcttctggaagctttgaaaaaag GTGACAGGTCTAGTAGTTGCCCAGTGATCTTCATATTAGATGAATTTGATCTTTTTGCTCATCATAAAAACCAGACGCTCCTCTATAATCTTTTTGACATTTCTCAGTCTGCACAGACTCCACTAGCAGTTATTGGTCTTACATGTAGATTG gataTTTTGGAACTCCTAGAAAAAAGAGTGAAGTCACGATTTTCTCACCGGCAGATacatttaatgaattcatttggTTTTCCacaatatcttaaaatatttaaagaacaattaTCTCTACCTGCAGAATTTCCAGACAAGCTCTTCACTGAGAAGTGGAATGAGAGCATTCAG tgTCTCACGGAAGATAGAAGTGTGCGAGAAGTACTACAAAAGCATTTCAATGTCAGCAAAAACCTGCGGTCATTACACATGCTATtg ATGCTTGCTTTAAATCGCGTAACAACATCACACCCGTTTATGACTGCAGCAGATATGATGGAGGCCCACCAGTTCTGTAGCATGGACTCTAAAGCAAATATCGTACATG GTCTGTCAGTCTTGGAAATCTGTCTTATAATAGCAATGAAACATTTAAATGACATCTATGAAGAGGAGccctttaattttcaaatggtCTATAATG AGTTTCAGAAGTTTGTTCAAAGGAAGGCCCATtctgtttataattttgagaAACCTGTTGTCATGAAG GCTTTTGAACACTTACAACAATTAGAATTAATAAGGCCCATGGAAAGAACTTCAGTAAATACACAGAGAGAGTACCAGCTGATGAAACTACTTTTGGATAATACTCAAATTATGAATGCTTTGCAGAAATACCCCAACTGTCCTACAGATGTTAGGCAGTGGGCAACATCCTCGCTAAGCTGGTTATGA
- the ORC4 gene encoding origin recognition complex subunit 4 isoform X2: MQSSFHRHLIELLKRTAIHGESNSVLIIGPRGSGKTTLINHALKELMEIEEVSENVLQVHLNGLLQINDKIALKEITRQLNLENVVGDKVFGSFAENLSFLLEALKKGDRSSSCPVIFILDEFDLFAHHKNQTLLYNLFDISQSAQTPLAVIGLTCRLDILELLEKRVKSRFSHRQIHLMNSFGFPQYLKIFKEQLSLPAEFPDKLFTEKWNESIQCLTEDRSVREVLQKHFNVSKNLRSLHMLLMLALNRVTTSHPFMTAADMMEAHQFCSMDSKANIVHGLSVLEICLIIAMKHLNDIYEEEPFNFQMVYNEFQKFVQRKAHSVYNFEKPVVMKAFEHLQQLELIRPMERTSVNTQREYQLMKLLLDNTQIMNALQKYPNCPTDVRQWATSSLSWL, encoded by the exons ATGCAGAGCTCCTTTCACAG acacttaattgagctGCTAAAAAGAACTGCTATCCATGGAGAAAGTAACTCTGTTCTCATTATTGGGCCCCGAGGATCAGGAAAGACCACG TTAATAAACCATGCTTTGAAAGAACTAATGGAAATAGAAGAAGTGAGTGAGAATGTATTACAAGTTCACCTAAATG GACTGCTGCAGATCAATGATAAAATTGCCCTAAAGGAAATCACAAGACAGTTAAATCTGGAAAATGTAGTTGGAGATAAAGTTTTT GGAAGCTTTGCTGAAAAcctttcatttcttctggaagctttgaaaaaag GTGACAGGTCTAGTAGTTGCCCAGTGATCTTCATATTAGATGAATTTGATCTTTTTGCTCATCATAAAAACCAGACGCTCCTCTATAATCTTTTTGACATTTCTCAGTCTGCACAGACTCCACTAGCAGTTATTGGTCTTACATGTAGATTG gataTTTTGGAACTCCTAGAAAAAAGAGTGAAGTCACGATTTTCTCACCGGCAGATacatttaatgaattcatttggTTTTCCacaatatcttaaaatatttaaagaacaattaTCTCTACCTGCAGAATTTCCAGACAAGCTCTTCACTGAGAAGTGGAATGAGAGCATTCAG tgTCTCACGGAAGATAGAAGTGTGCGAGAAGTACTACAAAAGCATTTCAATGTCAGCAAAAACCTGCGGTCATTACACATGCTATtg ATGCTTGCTTTAAATCGCGTAACAACATCACACCCGTTTATGACTGCAGCAGATATGATGGAGGCCCACCAGTTCTGTAGCATGGACTCTAAAGCAAATATCGTACATG GTCTGTCAGTCTTGGAAATCTGTCTTATAATAGCAATGAAACATTTAAATGACATCTATGAAGAGGAGccctttaattttcaaatggtCTATAATG AGTTTCAGAAGTTTGTTCAAAGGAAGGCCCATtctgtttataattttgagaAACCTGTTGTCATGAAG GCTTTTGAACACTTACAACAATTAGAATTAATAAGGCCCATGGAAAGAACTTCAGTAAATACACAGAGAGAGTACCAGCTGATGAAACTACTTTTGGATAATACTCAAATTATGAATGCTTTGCAGAAATACCCCAACTGTCCTACAGATGTTAGGCAGTGGGCAACATCCTCGCTAAGCTGGTTATGA
- the ORC4 gene encoding origin recognition complex subunit 4 isoform X3 produces MEIEEVSENVLQVHLNGLLQINDKIALKEITRQLNLENVVGDKVFGSFAENLSFLLEALKKGDRSSSCPVIFILDEFDLFAHHKNQTLLYNLFDISQSAQTPLAVIGLTCRLDILELLEKRVKSRFSHRQIHLMNSFGFPQYLKIFKEQLSLPAEFPDKLFTEKWNESIQCLTEDRSVREVLQKHFNVSKNLRSLHMLLMLALNRVTTSHPFMTAADMMEAHQFCSMDSKANIVHGLSVLEICLIIAMKHLNDIYEEEPFNFQMVYNEFQKFVQRKAHSVYNFEKPVVMKAFEHLQQLELIRPMERTSVNTQREYQLMKLLLDNTQIMNALQKYPNCPTDVRQWATSSLSWL; encoded by the exons ATGGAAATAGAAGAAGTGAGTGAGAATGTATTACAAGTTCACCTAAATG GACTGCTGCAGATCAATGATAAAATTGCCCTAAAGGAAATCACAAGACAGTTAAATCTGGAAAATGTAGTTGGAGATAAAGTTTTT GGAAGCTTTGCTGAAAAcctttcatttcttctggaagctttgaaaaaag GTGACAGGTCTAGTAGTTGCCCAGTGATCTTCATATTAGATGAATTTGATCTTTTTGCTCATCATAAAAACCAGACGCTCCTCTATAATCTTTTTGACATTTCTCAGTCTGCACAGACTCCACTAGCAGTTATTGGTCTTACATGTAGATTG gataTTTTGGAACTCCTAGAAAAAAGAGTGAAGTCACGATTTTCTCACCGGCAGATacatttaatgaattcatttggTTTTCCacaatatcttaaaatatttaaagaacaattaTCTCTACCTGCAGAATTTCCAGACAAGCTCTTCACTGAGAAGTGGAATGAGAGCATTCAG tgTCTCACGGAAGATAGAAGTGTGCGAGAAGTACTACAAAAGCATTTCAATGTCAGCAAAAACCTGCGGTCATTACACATGCTATtg ATGCTTGCTTTAAATCGCGTAACAACATCACACCCGTTTATGACTGCAGCAGATATGATGGAGGCCCACCAGTTCTGTAGCATGGACTCTAAAGCAAATATCGTACATG GTCTGTCAGTCTTGGAAATCTGTCTTATAATAGCAATGAAACATTTAAATGACATCTATGAAGAGGAGccctttaattttcaaatggtCTATAATG AGTTTCAGAAGTTTGTTCAAAGGAAGGCCCATtctgtttataattttgagaAACCTGTTGTCATGAAG GCTTTTGAACACTTACAACAATTAGAATTAATAAGGCCCATGGAAAGAACTTCAGTAAATACACAGAGAGAGTACCAGCTGATGAAACTACTTTTGGATAATACTCAAATTATGAATGCTTTGCAGAAATACCCCAACTGTCCTACAGATGTTAGGCAGTGGGCAACATCCTCGCTAAGCTGGTTATGA